The Candidatus Nanosynbacter lyticus genome window below encodes:
- the uvrA gene encoding excinuclease ABC subunit UvrA codes for MPEVIRVKGAREHNLKNIDVEIPRDKLVVITGLSGSGKSSLAFDTIYAEGQRRYVESLSSYARQFLGIMDKPDVDSIEGLSPAISIDQKSTSRNPRSTVATVTEIYDYLRLLFARIGTPHCPALKPDGTRCHKPVSRRTAEAIIQEIIKQYDGKRLLLLAPIVKNKKGEFAHIPEQYQRLGYARVRVDGVVYALDEFPQLQKSYKHSIELVVDRLVVNNDLTSRLSQSVEQALELGQGVVEVLDADTDELKTFSQRYACVDHPDEEIPELEPRLFSFNAPQGACPSCTGLGSRLEVDPHLVLNENLTIAEGAIRPYNRINVDNFYMRKISAVAEAHGFSIRTPVGQLSDEARQKVLYGTGDQKYPVQLGNGRHYDTTYEGVIPNLERRWKETDSEFMRKDIERFMRQRDCYVCGGARLKPVVLAVTVQGLNIMDICDLGVDDALDLFTHKLTLNEQQAMIARLILKEITARLGFMSNVGLNYLELGRAANTLSGGEAQRIRLATQIGSGLQGVLYVLDEPSIGLHQRDNDRLIATLKHLRDLGNTVLVVEHDEDTIRQSDFLIDMGPGAGVHGGTVVALGAPNEVAKCTDSITGQYLSGVEKIAVPKHRRQIDASRQLIVRGARENNLKQIDVAFPLGLMTVVSGVSGSGKSTLVNDIVAKELAARLNRASDVPGAHDKIEGIKQLDKAIVIDQSPIGRTPRSNPATYTGIFTPIRELFASTPEANVRGYKAGRFSFNVKGGRCENCQGDGMIKIEMHFLPDVYVQCDECHGKRYNREALEIKYKNKTIADVLDMTVEQAANFFDSVPNIARKLQTLVEVGLGYIKLGQPATTFSGGEAQRIKLATELSKRSTGKTMYILDEPTTGLHSADVKRLLGILQQLVDGGNSMIIIEHNLDVIKSADWIIDMGPEGGLGGGTVVASGTPEEVANVPESFTGTYLKSLL; via the coding sequence ATGCCAGAGGTAATTCGCGTCAAGGGCGCCCGTGAACATAATCTGAAAAATATTGACGTGGAGATCCCGCGCGATAAATTAGTGGTGATCACTGGTCTCAGTGGTAGTGGTAAGTCGTCGCTAGCGTTTGATACGATTTACGCCGAGGGGCAGCGTCGCTATGTCGAGAGTCTGTCGAGTTATGCGCGGCAATTTTTGGGCATTATGGATAAGCCGGATGTTGATAGTATCGAGGGCCTGAGTCCGGCGATTTCAATTGACCAGAAATCAACCAGCCGTAACCCGCGTTCAACCGTGGCGACGGTGACCGAGATTTATGATTATTTGCGCCTCTTGTTCGCGCGGATTGGCACGCCGCATTGTCCGGCCCTCAAGCCAGACGGCACACGCTGCCATAAGCCAGTGTCACGCCGCACAGCCGAGGCGATTATCCAGGAGATTATCAAGCAATATGATGGCAAGCGATTGTTGCTACTCGCGCCAATTGTTAAAAATAAGAAGGGCGAGTTTGCACACATTCCAGAGCAGTATCAACGGTTAGGTTACGCCCGGGTGCGTGTGGATGGGGTGGTGTATGCGCTGGATGAGTTTCCGCAATTACAGAAAAGTTACAAGCATAGCATTGAGCTGGTGGTTGATCGCCTAGTGGTGAACAATGACCTAACTAGCCGGTTGAGCCAGAGCGTCGAGCAGGCGCTGGAGCTTGGCCAGGGTGTGGTTGAGGTGCTGGATGCTGATACGGATGAACTGAAGACGTTCTCGCAGCGATATGCCTGTGTTGATCATCCGGATGAGGAGATCCCAGAGCTTGAGCCGCGTCTGTTTAGTTTTAATGCACCGCAAGGGGCCTGTCCGAGTTGTACTGGACTTGGCAGTCGCTTGGAGGTTGATCCTCATTTAGTACTGAACGAGAATCTGACGATTGCCGAGGGGGCAATTCGGCCATACAACCGGATCAATGTCGATAATTTTTACATGCGCAAGATTTCGGCGGTAGCTGAGGCGCATGGTTTCAGTATTCGGACGCCAGTTGGGCAGTTGTCTGATGAGGCGCGCCAGAAAGTACTCTACGGCACGGGCGATCAGAAATATCCAGTGCAGCTTGGCAATGGGCGGCATTATGATACAACCTATGAAGGGGTGATTCCCAATTTGGAGCGGCGCTGGAAAGAAACCGATAGCGAATTTATGCGCAAGGACATTGAGCGGTTTATGCGCCAGCGGGATTGTTATGTTTGCGGCGGCGCGCGGCTGAAGCCGGTTGTCCTAGCAGTAACGGTGCAGGGTCTGAATATCATGGATATTTGCGACCTTGGCGTTGATGATGCGCTTGACTTGTTCACTCACAAGTTAACATTGAATGAGCAGCAGGCGATGATCGCCCGGCTTATTTTGAAAGAGATTACCGCCCGCCTCGGGTTTATGAGTAATGTCGGGCTGAATTACTTGGAGTTAGGGCGCGCCGCCAATACACTGAGCGGCGGCGAGGCGCAGCGAATTCGGCTGGCAACGCAGATTGGCAGCGGTTTGCAGGGTGTGCTGTATGTGCTGGATGAGCCATCAATTGGCCTACATCAGCGCGATAATGATCGGCTGATTGCCACGCTTAAGCACCTGCGTGACCTTGGTAATACGGTGCTGGTCGTCGAGCATGACGAGGATACGATTCGCCAGAGCGACTTTTTGATTGACATGGGGCCGGGTGCTGGTGTTCATGGCGGCACGGTGGTGGCGCTGGGTGCGCCAAATGAGGTGGCTAAATGCACGGATAGTATAACCGGGCAGTATCTGTCGGGTGTAGAAAAAATTGCCGTACCAAAACACCGCCGCCAGATTGATGCGAGCCGTCAACTAATCGTCCGCGGCGCTCGTGAGAATAATTTGAAACAAATTGATGTGGCATTTCCGTTGGGTCTGATGACGGTGGTGTCGGGTGTCTCAGGCAGCGGTAAGTCGACGCTAGTTAATGATATTGTCGCCAAGGAATTAGCGGCACGACTCAACCGGGCTAGTGACGTACCTGGCGCACACGATAAAATTGAGGGAATAAAGCAGTTGGATAAGGCTATCGTCATCGATCAGTCACCAATTGGCCGCACACCGCGCTCTAATCCAGCGACCTACACTGGTATTTTTACGCCAATTCGCGAGCTGTTTGCTAGTACGCCTGAGGCTAATGTCCGCGGTTATAAAGCTGGTCGGTTCAGTTTTAATGTCAAGGGCGGTCGCTGCGAAAATTGTCAAGGCGACGGTATGATCAAGATTGAAATGCATTTCTTGCCGGATGTCTACGTCCAGTGCGACGAATGCCACGGTAAGCGTTACAATCGTGAGGCACTGGAAATTAAGTATAAAAATAAGACCATTGCTGATGTACTCGATATGACGGTCGAGCAGGCGGCGAATTTCTTTGATAGCGTGCCTAATATCGCTCGGAAATTACAGACACTGGTCGAGGTTGGTCTTGGCTATATCAAGCTCGGTCAGCCAGCAACCACCTTTTCGGGCGGCGAGGCGCAGCGTATCAAGCTGGCAACGGAGCTTTCAAAGCGTTCGACGGGCAAGACGATGTATATTTTAGACGAGCCGACAACTGGGCTACATTCTGCCGATGTTAAGCGGCTGCTGGGAATTTTGCAGCAGCTGGTTGACGGCGGTAACAGCATGATTATTATTGAGCACAATCTGGATGTGATTAAATCGGCCGACTGGATTATCGATATGGGGCCTGAGGGTGGTCTCGGCGGCGGTACGGTGGTAGCGAGCGGCACGCCAGAAGAAGTCGCCAACGTGCCAGAATCATTTACCGGTACGTATCTGAAAAGTTTGCTGTAG
- the def gene encoding peptide deformylase, producing MKREIVNFFTEGGRKILTQEAIPVEHEDVGSDHVQQTITDMLETLRSQGPGGVGIAANQIGSDLAIFIIDVRPPEDAKVEPFRLVAINPKIVEYSGEPVKSLNPEGCLSGVTGDSETTFTTRYPEVTLRWTDEQGETHEQAFDGMYAWVIQHETDHLNGIFFTDRIESGPQTEKAALAELAIRRASTNSTQE from the coding sequence ATGAAACGCGAAATTGTAAATTTTTTTACTGAAGGTGGCCGTAAAATACTAACGCAAGAAGCAATACCGGTCGAACATGAGGACGTAGGGAGCGATCATGTGCAACAGACCATAACAGATATGCTCGAGACGCTGCGTTCACAGGGTCCCGGAGGCGTAGGTATCGCCGCTAATCAAATTGGGAGCGATCTCGCAATCTTTATCATTGATGTGCGGCCGCCTGAGGATGCAAAAGTCGAGCCATTTCGGCTCGTGGCAATTAACCCCAAGATCGTTGAATACAGCGGTGAACCTGTGAAGAGCTTGAATCCAGAGGGCTGCCTGAGCGGAGTGACGGGTGATTCTGAAACGACATTTACCACGCGTTACCCTGAGGTTACGTTGCGCTGGACAGATGAGCAGGGCGAGACGCATGAACAGGCCTTTGATGGTATGTATGCTTGGGTTATCCAGCACGAAACAGATCATTTGAACGGTATCTTTTTTACAGACAGAATAGAAAGTGGGCCGCAGACAGAGAAGGCTGCTCTGGCTGAACTGGCGATCCGCAGAGCGTCAACTAACAGTACTCAGGAATGA
- a CDS encoding FtsX-like permease family protein, giving the protein MGGARFWPADLQLNWLQYLLIIALTLALTIGVSWRRMRRAQISPLGVARTQEKVKKLRIWRVLPLAIGLGIFAWAWTPAGHQWLHGQADSSLGAMMVLAAGVMLVMFGLVLAGGWLTNCIARWCARWARSGLVLIASKRIAVHSRAVFRSVSGVVLALFAGSFYLTAVSGIEMLSASSVNNNGYSQRKGNSAIIIGDSLPQSMQQTLNRQQYIVNSAAIYPLEKGHAMRCSDLASYTEHTCPSGARPDQFALINFDAPVTQSVTLMDTVETKGNVNYLVTLQNAVDVDQLRGLVGERLQSANPMWVVGGADSKRPAINPVIKNFADLAYVGMGVTLFVAVASLIVSTIGGLLERRRSLFTLRLGGMKLSQLKRLVGFESLVPLVSVSLLSCAIGVWTGLVFISILPTSLKPVITPLYCLIVGAGLAMAIIVSISYCQ; this is encoded by the coding sequence ATGGGTGGTGCACGATTCTGGCCGGCTGATTTGCAGCTAAACTGGCTACAGTATCTGTTAATCATTGCATTGACACTGGCGTTAACTATTGGTGTGAGCTGGCGGCGGATGCGGCGAGCACAGATTTCACCACTTGGCGTAGCCCGGACGCAAGAAAAAGTAAAGAAGTTGCGTATTTGGCGAGTACTACCACTAGCAATAGGTCTTGGTATCTTTGCCTGGGCCTGGACTCCTGCGGGACATCAGTGGCTTCATGGGCAAGCGGATAGTTCATTAGGAGCAATGATGGTGCTCGCGGCGGGAGTGATGCTTGTTATGTTTGGCCTGGTATTGGCCGGTGGCTGGCTGACGAATTGTATCGCACGATGGTGCGCTCGGTGGGCGCGTAGCGGTCTGGTGCTGATCGCAAGTAAGCGTATCGCGGTACATTCGCGAGCTGTATTCCGCAGTGTCAGTGGTGTCGTCTTGGCACTATTTGCAGGGAGTTTTTATCTGACGGCAGTTAGTGGCATTGAAATGCTGAGTGCATCATCAGTTAATAATAATGGCTACTCACAGCGTAAGGGTAACTCTGCGATAATTATTGGTGATTCACTACCGCAGTCAATGCAGCAAACTCTTAATAGGCAGCAATATATTGTAAATAGTGCAGCAATATATCCTCTCGAAAAAGGCCATGCTATGCGGTGTAGCGATCTAGCATCATACACTGAGCATACGTGCCCAAGCGGTGCTCGTCCGGATCAATTTGCACTCATCAATTTTGATGCGCCAGTTACGCAGTCGGTGACATTGATGGATACTGTTGAAACAAAGGGCAACGTTAATTATCTCGTGACTCTACAAAATGCAGTTGATGTTGATCAATTGCGAGGCCTAGTTGGTGAGCGACTACAATCAGCCAATCCAATGTGGGTCGTTGGTGGTGCTGATTCTAAGCGGCCAGCCATTAATCCAGTCATCAAAAACTTCGCCGATCTTGCCTATGTTGGTATGGGTGTGACATTGTTTGTCGCCGTAGCAAGTTTAATTGTATCGACGATTGGTGGACTCTTGGAGCGACGGAGATCACTGTTTACGTTACGGCTCGGTGGGATGAAGCTCAGTCAGCTAAAGCGCCTCGTTGGCTTTGAATCGCTAGTGCCGTTAGTGAGTGTCTCCCTACTCTCGTGTGCTATCGGTGTGTGGACAGGATTGGTATTTATCAGCATCCTTCCAACCTCCCTAAAGCCAGTTATTACACCATTATATTGCTTGATTGTTGGTGCTGGATTAGCGATGGCCATTATCGTATCTATATCATATTGCCAATGA
- a CDS encoding DedA family protein, with amino-acid sequence MMHAFIDFIVHFGVVAILLVVFAESGLLFGFIFPGDSLLFTAGYMVQQHILPIDIHFFALLLSFMAILGDSVGYAFGHKVGRKLFERKNSRFFKKKYLVQAEKFYEKHGSLTVVLARFIPIVRTFAPIVAGASKMHYRTFIVFNIIGGVIWATLFTYLGFFAGKALTDAGINIEVAALIIIFLSVLPMIIHALKQEHTRAALRQQVLVLLGKTRRKKQ; translated from the coding sequence ATGATGCACGCGTTTATTGATTTTATTGTTCATTTTGGTGTTGTCGCGATTTTGCTGGTTGTCTTTGCCGAATCAGGCCTACTCTTTGGTTTCATTTTCCCGGGTGACAGCCTGCTGTTTACGGCTGGCTATATGGTACAGCAACATATTCTGCCAATTGATATTCATTTCTTTGCACTACTACTCTCGTTCATGGCTATCCTTGGCGATAGCGTTGGCTACGCATTTGGACATAAAGTTGGCCGTAAATTATTTGAACGCAAAAACTCTCGCTTCTTTAAGAAGAAATATCTCGTGCAGGCCGAAAAGTTTTACGAAAAGCATGGCTCACTTACTGTGGTGCTGGCGCGGTTTATACCGATCGTGCGCACATTTGCACCAATCGTGGCTGGCGCTAGCAAGATGCACTACCGAACCTTTATCGTCTTTAATATCATTGGCGGCGTTATTTGGGCCACGCTTTTCACCTACCTCGGATTCTTTGCTGGCAAGGCGCTCACCGACGCTGGTATTAATATTGAGGTCGCTGCACTAATTATCATCTTCTTGTCAGTGCTGCCAATGATCATTCACGCCCTCAAGCAGGAGCATACTCGCGCGGCGTTGCGCCAACAAGTATTAGTCCTACTCGGCAAGACTCGCCGCAAAAAGCAATAA
- a CDS encoding ABC transporter ATP-binding protein, producing the protein MRQQHAKTTLQLLWRASRPYKWRRNLALITATLTLAVGTIVGPLIIAQLLDMIQHGQLQTDSVWTLVIFYGISQLWSEIIGWRIVLYLMWTLETAMQRDIANKVFAKLAGETMFFHSNKFGGSLVSKNSKLSSCVERFWDELVWAVLPLVISLTGSIVILAMLLWQYALFLFIFSIVFGIAVFFGSRPMAKLSQREAEASNKVSGNLADMVSNVLAVKSSGAEKIEQQRFDKTNHAWRKASLATMRGFLTVSSVYSTINTSIRIGAIVFAIYAAQHNIVSVAAVYLIITYTGSVARELWNMNSIMRNYNRIIGDAHEMVEILHTPTSLVDKSDKKLHVDRGVIDFDAVTFTHDEGKGAMLFRNFSLHITPGEKVGLVGSSGSGKTTLTKLLLRFADIDSGTIMIDEQNIAEVTQASLRSQIAYVPQEPLLFHRSVRENIAYGKANATDAEIEQAAKKAGAYDFIIKLQDGFNTLVGERGIKLSGGQRQRIAIARAIVKDAPILVLDEATSALDSESEVLIQKSLKTLMQNRTSIVIAHRLSTIAKLDRIIVMHNGKIIEDGSHDQLLKHGGHYAKLWQHQSGGFIDA; encoded by the coding sequence TTGCGACAACAACACGCAAAAACAACATTACAATTACTATGGCGAGCATCACGTCCATACAAATGGCGGCGCAACCTTGCTCTCATCACAGCGACACTAACCTTAGCGGTAGGCACAATTGTCGGGCCACTGATTATCGCACAGCTCCTGGATATGATTCAACATGGTCAGCTGCAGACTGACTCTGTGTGGACATTGGTAATTTTCTATGGCATAAGTCAGCTATGGTCAGAGATTATTGGGTGGCGGATAGTACTATATTTGATGTGGACACTCGAAACTGCTATGCAGCGCGATATCGCAAACAAGGTATTCGCCAAGCTAGCTGGCGAGACCATGTTTTTTCACTCCAATAAATTTGGTGGCTCGCTCGTCAGCAAAAACAGCAAGCTCAGTAGCTGTGTTGAGCGGTTTTGGGATGAGCTAGTGTGGGCAGTGCTGCCGCTGGTCATCTCACTCACCGGATCAATTGTCATTCTAGCAATGCTCCTCTGGCAATATGCACTGTTTCTGTTCATATTCTCGATTGTCTTCGGTATAGCCGTCTTCTTTGGGTCACGCCCAATGGCCAAATTAAGCCAGCGTGAAGCAGAGGCCAGCAACAAGGTGAGCGGCAACCTCGCTGACATGGTGTCAAATGTACTTGCTGTCAAGTCATCCGGCGCTGAAAAAATCGAGCAGCAGCGATTTGATAAAACGAATCATGCATGGCGCAAGGCTAGCCTAGCCACTATGCGAGGATTTCTCACTGTCAGCAGTGTTTACTCAACGATAAACACCAGCATCCGAATCGGTGCCATCGTGTTCGCTATTTATGCAGCACAGCATAATATCGTTTCGGTCGCAGCAGTGTACTTAATCATCACCTATACTGGCAGCGTCGCCCGTGAGCTGTGGAATATGAATAGCATTATGCGCAATTATAACCGGATCATTGGCGACGCCCATGAGATGGTTGAGATATTACACACACCAACATCACTTGTTGATAAGAGTGATAAAAAGCTTCATGTTGATCGCGGTGTCATTGATTTTGATGCCGTGACCTTTACGCATGACGAAGGCAAGGGGGCGATGCTATTTCGCAACTTTTCACTGCATATTACGCCAGGCGAAAAGGTCGGGCTGGTTGGCTCTAGTGGTTCGGGCAAGACGACTCTGACGAAATTACTGCTGAGATTTGCCGACATCGACTCGGGCACAATCATGATTGACGAGCAGAACATTGCCGAGGTCACCCAGGCCAGTCTTCGTTCGCAGATCGCTTACGTGCCACAAGAGCCGCTACTCTTTCACCGTTCGGTGCGCGAGAACATTGCCTACGGCAAGGCTAATGCCACCGACGCTGAGATTGAACAGGCAGCCAAAAAGGCGGGGGCCTATGATTTTATCATCAAGCTGCAGGATGGATTTAACACACTGGTTGGTGAGCGCGGCATCAAGTTGTCGGGTGGACAGCGCCAGCGCATCGCTATCGCTCGAGCCATCGTGAAAGATGCACCGATCTTGGTCCTCGACGAGGCGACCTCGGCGCTTGATTCTGAGTCAGAAGTTCTGATCCAAAAATCACTCAAGACACTGATGCAAAACCGTACCTCAATCGTCATCGCTCATCGACTTTCAACGATTGCAAAGCTTGATCGAATCATCGTGATGCATAATGGCAAGATAATCGAGGATGGATCGCATGACCAGCTCCTTAAGCACGGCGGCCACTACGCGAAACTGTGGCAGCATCAATCTGGCGGCTTTATTGACGCCTAA
- a CDS encoding FtsX-like permease family protein gives MQRLVIAKQLGGVQREKRYAALRLIGATKKQVTRVILLESLIASIVGVVIGLVAFWLFQAPLQNFEMGDGWCTILAG, from the coding sequence ATGCAACGGCTGGTCATCGCCAAACAATTAGGTGGCGTACAGCGTGAGAAACGCTATGCGGCATTGCGGTTGATTGGCGCCACAAAAAAGCAAGTGACACGAGTGATTCTCCTCGAGTCACTTATAGCTTCAATTGTCGGAGTTGTTATTGGTCTCGTAGCGTTTTGGCTGTTTCAGGCACCGCTACAGAATTTTGAGATGGGTGATGGGTGGTGCACGATTCTGGCCGGCTGA